AGCGGGCGCTCGGAATGACACCTCCTGGGCGTTGAATAAGTGCTGGCTTTCGAGTGATTGTCACAATAATCTGCAAGTCTCAATAGTTGCTCGCCGGCCTGGCGCCGCACTGCAGCAAGAAGCACTGTCGATCGTCGATAGAAAGCCAAACCACAGAGCGCGTCAATGAAGCGCGCGATAAAATCATTCGCCGATGCCTGCTTGGTTGGTTCAGCTCAACAAAGAAGTGGTGACGTGCACGCGCTGTCCGCGGCTGGTACAGCACCGCCAAACCGTCGCGCGTGAGAAGCGGCGCGCCTATCGCGAGTACGAATATTGGGGCAAGCCGGTCCCGGGCTTCGGGGATGCCAACGCCCGCGTGCTCATCCTGGGACTGGCGCCGGGCGCGCACGGGTCGAACCGCACCGGGCGTCCGTTCACCGGCGATTCGTCGGGGAACTTCATGTACCCTGTGCTGCACGCGACGGGGTTCGCGTCGCAGGCCAAGGCGACGCAGGTTGGAGACGGCTTGCAACTGTACGATGCGTATATCACCGCCGCCGTGCGCTGCGCCCCTCCGCAGAACAAGCCGACGCCCCAGGAAATCGCCAACTGCGCGCCCTTTCTCGACCGCGAGATTGCGGGATTGAAAAACGTGAAGGTAGTGGTCGCGTTGGGCCGGATCGGATTCGATTCGTATCTGAACTATCTGCGCCGCCGCGGAGAGTTGAAGAGCAAGAAGGAATACGTGTTCGGCCATGGCGCGCGCTACTCGATGCCGGACGGAAGGATTTTGCTGGCCTCGTATCACCCGTCGAACCAGAACACGCAGACCGGCAAGCTGACAGAAGAGATGTTCAGGAAAATTTTCGAGGAGGCTCGGGAACAGCTTGCAGGCGCCGGGTTTCAGGCTGCAGGCAAGCGCGGTTAGGCAGCGGGGTGTTGCTTCGAGCGAGCTTGCCGGAACGCCTCGTTGGCTTCGTCCGAGAGTTTATTGCGCATTGCCGTGCTGGACAATAAGAGCAGCAACATCGTTAGCGCTGCGACGTAGCTCACTCCCAACAGAATCGCCACAATCCAGAACATCCCGCTGCTCCGCTTGAAACGTTTAGTCAGATGCGGAAGAAAAGTTGTCAGTTGCTATTTGTCGGTCGGCGCCAAACCTCTCAGGCGCGCGTTCTCGACCGTGTCGAGTTGCAACACCGCGACCCACTGCTGGCCGCGGTGTTGCTCGAAGACGACGCGCGCGCCGAGCATCCGCGCGATAAGTTCGGGCGGAAGATCGCGATGATATCCGAAAAAGCGCTCCTGCAGCCGTTCCCAGCCAGGCAGGCGCAGCAGGTAGCGCGGCTCGTACTTGGTGGAGAAGACGAGCGCTGCGCGGTACTGCGAGCGCGCGTCGGCCGCCGCGAGGACTTGCGGCGCCGAGAAGTCTTCCATGGCCACGATGGGCACGGCGTGCGGAACATATCCGAGCCACGGATGCGAGAGCTCGTCGGTTGCAGGCCAGGCAGTCAGCACGCGCCCTTCGGGATGGTGCTGCGCGACGTAGGCGCCGGCGGATTGATGAAGGCGGACGTAATCGGACCAGGCCAGATTGTCTTCGGGCGCGAAGCGGTAGGGGGGATTGATGACCGCGCTGATGACGAATCCGGCGCAGATGATGGCGACGAAGGCACGCCACCATGGCACTCGCCGCCGCAGCGTGGAGACGCAGAGAATTACCAGCAGCGGATAAACGGGAAGCAGGTAGCGCGCCAGCACTGCGCCGCCGAGGATCGAGAGCGCGACGACGTGGACAAGGATCAGAACGTAGAAGACGGTTTGCACATCACGCGCGATAGCGCGCCGCGCGATCTCGGGTTCGCCGTTGCCGCCGGCGGTGCGCCGAGCGCGACCGGGATCGCGCTGCGGCGGCAGGAACATGGCGAGCGCGGTGGCGAACGTGAGCAGGAACATGTTCATGTAGCCGAGCAGGTGCCAGAGGCGGAGAGCGAGCGCGGCGAAGAAGCGAAGTGGATTGAGCGTGGAGGCGAGATTGTAGCGGAAATATTCGGGATTCCCGAAGACATACCCGGTGCGCGCGTAGTGCAATGCAAACCAGGCACCCACCGGGACGATCGCAAGCACCAGGGAAAGCGATCTGGCGATTGGGCGATGGGTTGATCGCTTGATTCCAACGGAATTGAAGATTGACGATCGAGTAACGATTGCGGAAGCGACCAGTTGCCACAGCAAAAGCGCGAGCGGGGCTAGGACGGCGGTTTCCTTGGTGAGGCAGGCGAGGGCGAAGAAGATGATTGCTGGGACGGTGCGCTGGTCGAGATAGAAGCCGAGTCCCCAGATGATGAGGCAGGCGGCGGCGAGGTCGAGGTGCGCCATGGCGCTCTGCGAGAAGAACACGGGATAGAGCGCGGTACAGACGACAGAGGCGAGGGCGACTTCCGTGTTCGCGACCCGGCGCGCGAGCCGGTAGATGCCCAGCAGCGTGAATGCAGCGACGAGTAACATTGCGGCGCGCGTGGTCTGGGGCGAATAGCCGAAGACCTTCCATGCGGCGGCCAGGTAGGCCATCAGCAGCGGAGGATGGGCGTTGGAGAGGGTCGAGTGCGGAATCGGGGAGCCGCTGAGCAGCAGGTCGCGCGCGGCGGGAATGTAGTAGCCGGATTCATCCCAAAAGTACGGCAGGCGGAGGATAGGGAAGTGGGTGACGAGGAGGGCGGCGAAGCAGAGGAGCAAAAGAATTGCCGACTGCCACGTGTCGCTGGCCGGTTGCGGGCGTGCGGAGGAGGTCGGCACGGGGTGATGATAGCGGGTCGCGCCCCATTAGCGAACGGCGAAGTACCTCAGCGGCGAGTGTGCCACACGATCAGTTGACGCCGCCGGGTACGGCCATGTGGGGATCGAGTTTGATGTCGCCGAAGGTTTTCTCGTATTGCGATACATTCTGCTGGAGAATGCTCATCAGCGCCTTGGCCTGCTGCGGGCTGAGATAGATGCCCTGGAAATTGCGCACCTCGACCTCGCTCTCGGTGGGCTGCTGGAGGGTGCCGAAGACGAGGAAAAAGTCCCAGACGTTGACGCGCACCTGCACGCTGTTGGCGTAGCTTTCGCGGTACTCGGCGGTATTGACGAGCTTGATGTTGGGCTGCCCTGGGAATGCCATGGGGGGATTCTACCAGTTGCGTGTCGCGAGTTGGGAGTGGCAAGCATTTGTCGATGGCAGATGGGTTCTAGCGGGCGCGGAGGAAGAAGGTGGCGGAGGTGGCGAAGCCGGCGACCTCGGCGGTTAGCCAAGTTGGCACGTCCGACTCGGACCAGGATGCCTCAGCCTGCCGATGTTGCCTCTGGACAGCG
The DNA window shown above is from Terriglobia bacterium and carries:
- a CDS encoding uracil-DNA glycosylase, whose protein sequence is MPAWLVQLNKEVVTCTRCPRLVQHRQTVAREKRRAYREYEYWGKPVPGFGDANARVLILGLAPGAHGSNRTGRPFTGDSSGNFMYPVLHATGFASQAKATQVGDGLQLYDAYITAAVRCAPPQNKPTPQEIANCAPFLDREIAGLKNVKVVVALGRIGFDSYLNYLRRRGELKSKKEYVFGHGARYSMPDGRILLASYHPSNQNTQTGKLTEEMFRKIFEEAREQLAGAGFQAAGKRG
- a CDS encoding glycosyltransferase family 39 protein codes for the protein MPTSSARPQPASDTWQSAILLLLCFAALLVTHFPILRLPYFWDESGYYIPAARDLLLSGSPIPHSTLSNAHPPLLMAYLAAAWKVFGYSPQTTRAAMLLVAAFTLLGIYRLARRVANTEVALASVVCTALYPVFFSQSAMAHLDLAAACLIIWGLGFYLDQRTVPAIIFFALACLTKETAVLAPLALLLWQLVASAIVTRSSIFNSVGIKRSTHRPIARSLSLVLAIVPVGAWFALHYARTGYVFGNPEYFRYNLASTLNPLRFFAALALRLWHLLGYMNMFLLTFATALAMFLPPQRDPGRARRTAGGNGEPEIARRAIARDVQTVFYVLILVHVVALSILGGAVLARYLLPVYPLLVILCVSTLRRRVPWWRAFVAIICAGFVISAVINPPYRFAPEDNLAWSDYVRLHQSAGAYVAQHHPEGRVLTAWPATDELSHPWLGYVPHAVPIVAMEDFSAPQVLAAADARSQYRAALVFSTKYEPRYLLRLPGWERLQERFFGYHRDLPPELIARMLGARVVFEQHRGQQWVAVLQLDTVENARLRGLAPTDK
- a CDS encoding DUF3467 domain-containing protein: MAFPGQPNIKLVNTAEYRESYANSVQVRVNVWDFFLVFGTLQQPTESEVEVRNFQGIYLSPQQAKALMSILQQNVSQYEKTFGDIKLDPHMAVPGGVN